A region from the Sorex araneus isolate mSorAra2 chromosome 6, mSorAra2.pri, whole genome shotgun sequence genome encodes:
- the LOC101542622 gene encoding olfactory receptor 52Z1P-like yields MYIVAVVGNVFLIFLIVTERSLHEPMYLFLSMLALADIMLSTTTAPKILAIFWFHSMSISFGGCVTQMFFIHFIFAVESAILLAMAFDRYVAICYPLRYTTILTSSVIGKIGIAAVIRGCMICFPFVFLVYRLRYCGKNIIPHSYCEHMGIARLACDNIKPNIVYGLTIALGTTGLDILLIITSYSLILCTVFKIPSWSARFKALNTCGSHFCVILMFYVPAFFSFFAHRFGGKTIPHHVHILIANLYVVVPPMLNPIIYGVKTKQIQDRAVLLFSSLTTCC; encoded by the coding sequence ATGTACATCGTGGCTGTTGTAGGCAATGTCTTCTTGATCTTCCTGATTGTGACCGAGAGAAGTCTCCATGAGCCCATGTATCTCTTCCTTTCTATGCTGGCCTTAGCAGATATCATGCTTTCTACCACCACTGCCCCTAAGATCCTGGCCATCTTCTGGTTCCATTCCATGAGTATATCCTTTGGTGGCTGTGTGACCCAGATGTTCTTCATACATTTCATCTTTGCAGTGGAATCTGCTATTCTGTTGGCAATGGCttttgaccgctatgtggccatctgctaCCCACTGCGATATACCACTATCTTAACCTCCTCAGTCATTGGCAAGATAGGCATAGCCGCTGTGATCCGGGGCTGTATGATCTGCTTTCCATTCGTCTTCCTGGTATACCGACTTAGATACTGTGGCAAAAACATTATTCCCCATTCCTACTGTGAACACATGGGTATTGCCAGATTGGCTTGTGATAATATCAAACCTAATATTGTTTATGGCCTGACTATAGCTCTAGGGACTACAGGACTGGATATATTGCTCATCATTACTTCATACTCACTGATCCTTTGCACAGTGTTTAAGATACCTTCCTGGTCAGCCAGATTCAAGGCCCTCAACACATGTGGCTCCCACTTCTGTGTCATACTCATGTTCTATGTCCcagcattcttttcattttttgctcaTCGTTTTGGGGGCAAAACAATCCCTCACCACGTTCATATACTAATTGCCAACCTCTATGTAGTAGTGCCTCCTATGCTAAACCCCATCATTTATGGGGTGAAAACCAAACAGATACAAGATAGAGCGgttctgcttttctcttcccttacTACATgctgttaa
- the LOC101542350 gene encoding olfactory receptor 52Z1P-like isoform X3 has product MYIVAVVGNVFLIFLIVTERSLHEPMYLFLSMLALADILLSTTTVPKILAIFWFHSVSISFGSCVTQMFFIHFIFAVESAILLAMAFDRYVAICYPLRYTTILTSSVIGKIGIAAVVRSFTACFPFIFLVYRLRYCGKNIISHSYCEHMGIARLACDNIKVNIIYGLTVALLTIGLDMVFILTSYSLILCTVFKIPSWSARFKALNTCGSHFCVILMFYGPALFSFFAHRFGGKAIPHHVHILVANLYVVVPPMLNPIIYGVKTKQIQERVVLLFSPFSKCC; this is encoded by the coding sequence ATGTACATTGTGGCTGTTGTAGGCAATGTCTTCTTGATCTTCCTGATTGTGACCGAGCGAAGTCTCCATGAGCCCATGTATCTCTTCCTTTCCATGCTGGCTTTAGCAGATATCCTGCTTTCTACCACCACAGTCCCTAAGATTCTGGCCATCTTCTGGTTCCATTCTGTGAGTATATCCTTTGGTAGCTGTGTGACCCAGATGTTCTTCATACATTTCATCTTTGCAGTGGAATCTGCTATTCTGTTGGCAATGGCttttgaccgctatgtggccatctgctaTCCACTGCGATATACCACTATCTTAACCTCCTCAGTCATTGGCAAGATAGGCATAGCTGCTGTGGTCAGGAGCTTCACTGCCTGCTTTCCATTCATCTTCCTCGTATACCGACTTAGATACTGTGGCAAAAACATTATTTCCCATTCCTACTGTGAACACATGGGTATTGCCAGACTGGCCTGTGATAACATTAAAGTGAACATAATTTATGGCCTGACTGTAGCTTTACTGACTATAGGGCTGGATATGGTATTCATCCTTACTTCATACTCACTGATTCTTTGCACAGTGTTTAAGATACCTTCTTGGTCTGCCAGGTTCAAGGCCCTTAATACATGTGGCTCCCATTTCTGTGTCATACTTATGTTCTATGGTCCAGCATTATTTTCGTTTTTTGCCCATCGTTTTGGGGGTAAAGCAATTCCTCACCATGTTCATATCCTAGTAGCCAACCTCTATGTGGTAGTGCCCCCTATGCTAAAC
- the LOC101542350 gene encoding olfactory receptor 52Z1P-like isoform X2 codes for MNTNHTNPQDTWYVLTGIPGLEDIHVWIAIPICSMYIVAVVGNVFLIFLIVTERSLHEPMYLFLSMLALADILLSTTTVPKILAIFWFHSVSISFGSCVTQMFFIHFIFAVESAILLAMAFDRYVAICYPLRYTTILTSSVIGKIGIAAVVRSFTACFPFIFLVYRLRYCGKNIISHSYCEHMGIARLACDNIKVNIIYGLTVALLTIGLDMVFILTSYSLILCTVFKIPSWSARFKALNTCGSHFCVILMFYGPALFSFFAHRFGGKAIPHHVHILVANLYVVVPPMLNPIIYGVKTKQIQERVVLLFSPFSKCC; via the exons ATGAACACA AATCACACCAATCCTCAGGACACATGGTATGTTCTGACTGGAATCCCGGGACTAGAAGATATACATGTCTGGATCGCTATCCCTATCTGTTCTATGTACATTGTGGCTGTTGTAGGCAATGTCTTCTTGATCTTCCTGATTGTGACCGAGCGAAGTCTCCATGAGCCCATGTATCTCTTCCTTTCCATGCTGGCTTTAGCAGATATCCTGCTTTCTACCACCACAGTCCCTAAGATTCTGGCCATCTTCTGGTTCCATTCTGTGAGTATATCCTTTGGTAGCTGTGTGACCCAGATGTTCTTCATACATTTCATCTTTGCAGTGGAATCTGCTATTCTGTTGGCAATGGCttttgaccgctatgtggccatctgctaTCCACTGCGATATACCACTATCTTAACCTCCTCAGTCATTGGCAAGATAGGCATAGCTGCTGTGGTCAGGAGCTTCACTGCCTGCTTTCCATTCATCTTCCTCGTATACCGACTTAGATACTGTGGCAAAAACATTATTTCCCATTCCTACTGTGAACACATGGGTATTGCCAGACTGGCCTGTGATAACATTAAAGTGAACATAATTTATGGCCTGACTGTAGCTTTACTGACTATAGGGCTGGATATGGTATTCATCCTTACTTCATACTCACTGATTCTTTGCACAGTGTTTAAGATACCTTCTTGGTCTGCCAGGTTCAAGGCCCTTAATACATGTGGCTCCCATTTCTGTGTCATACTTATGTTCTATGGTCCAGCATTATTTTCGTTTTTTGCCCATCGTTTTGGGGGTAAAGCAATTCCTCACCATGTTCATATCCTAGTAGCCAACCTCTATGTGGTAGTGCCCCCTATGCTAAAC
- the LOC101542350 gene encoding olfactory receptor 52Z1P-like isoform X1, with the protein MNNRTALNHTNPQDTWYVLTGIPGLEDIHVWIAIPICSMYIVAVVGNVFLIFLIVTERSLHEPMYLFLSMLALADILLSTTTVPKILAIFWFHSVSISFGSCVTQMFFIHFIFAVESAILLAMAFDRYVAICYPLRYTTILTSSVIGKIGIAAVVRSFTACFPFIFLVYRLRYCGKNIISHSYCEHMGIARLACDNIKVNIIYGLTVALLTIGLDMVFILTSYSLILCTVFKIPSWSARFKALNTCGSHFCVILMFYGPALFSFFAHRFGGKAIPHHVHILVANLYVVVPPMLNPIIYGVKTKQIQERVVLLFSPFSKCC; encoded by the exons atgaacaacaggaccgcATTG AATCACACCAATCCTCAGGACACATGGTATGTTCTGACTGGAATCCCGGGACTAGAAGATATACATGTCTGGATCGCTATCCCTATCTGTTCTATGTACATTGTGGCTGTTGTAGGCAATGTCTTCTTGATCTTCCTGATTGTGACCGAGCGAAGTCTCCATGAGCCCATGTATCTCTTCCTTTCCATGCTGGCTTTAGCAGATATCCTGCTTTCTACCACCACAGTCCCTAAGATTCTGGCCATCTTCTGGTTCCATTCTGTGAGTATATCCTTTGGTAGCTGTGTGACCCAGATGTTCTTCATACATTTCATCTTTGCAGTGGAATCTGCTATTCTGTTGGCAATGGCttttgaccgctatgtggccatctgctaTCCACTGCGATATACCACTATCTTAACCTCCTCAGTCATTGGCAAGATAGGCATAGCTGCTGTGGTCAGGAGCTTCACTGCCTGCTTTCCATTCATCTTCCTCGTATACCGACTTAGATACTGTGGCAAAAACATTATTTCCCATTCCTACTGTGAACACATGGGTATTGCCAGACTGGCCTGTGATAACATTAAAGTGAACATAATTTATGGCCTGACTGTAGCTTTACTGACTATAGGGCTGGATATGGTATTCATCCTTACTTCATACTCACTGATTCTTTGCACAGTGTTTAAGATACCTTCTTGGTCTGCCAGGTTCAAGGCCCTTAATACATGTGGCTCCCATTTCTGTGTCATACTTATGTTCTATGGTCCAGCATTATTTTCGTTTTTTGCCCATCGTTTTGGGGGTAAAGCAATTCCTCACCATGTTCATATCCTAGTAGCCAACCTCTATGTGGTAGTGCCCCCTATGCTAAAC